A genomic window from Cotesia glomerata isolate CgM1 linkage group LG7, MPM_Cglom_v2.3, whole genome shotgun sequence includes:
- the LOC123269512 gene encoding uncharacterized protein LOC123269512 has translation MSLPVENGPSVQVPRSLMQAFLKQDPNHPGLETVRLPNPLVGNEEPCTLPSYCREIESEVCLVCRRCGRAYPQESSLLTHQRSCYLGNQQRRGALRLVQARFSCSLCDTAASTRTYGTLGEWRRHAETVQHRARLESLQIQQRTSGSSNFGQFSSPDFNLGLNLGQDANDEEANPLVDEMEDVVNQITLLAARAAAESTSTSTQSAVVSQDNNNGEAKRQKLVQEVAALAGAR, from the coding sequence ATGTCGCTGCCAGTGGAGAACGGTCCATCTGTTCAGGTGCCGCGTTCGCTGATGCAAGCCTTCCTGAAACAGGACCCGAATCACCCCGGCCTGGAAACCGTGCGTCTACCGAACCCGCTGGTCGGTAATGAAGAGCCGTGCACACTTCCGTCATACTGCCGCGAAATAGAATCCGAAGTTTGTCTGGTCTGTCGGCGCTGCGGTCGCGCCTATCCTCAAGAATCCTCGCTATTGACACACCAGCGGTCCTGCTATTTGGGCAACCAGCAGCGCCGAGGGGCCTTGCGTCTAGTCCAGGCCCGCTTTAGCTGCAGTTTGTGCGACACCGCGGCCTCTACTCGGACCTACGGCACCCTGGGCGAGTGGCGCCGCCACGCGGAGACCGTACAACACCGCGCGAGGCTCGAGTCTCTTCAAATTCAGCAGCGAACTTCAGGATCTTCAAATTTCGGTCAATTTTCCAGCCCGGACTTCAATTTGGGGCTCAATCTCGGCCAAGACGCTAACGATGAAGAAGCGAACCCTCTTGTCGACGAAATGGAGGACGTTGTAAACCAAATTACGCTTCTTGCGGCTCGCGCAGCCGCAGAAAGCACGTCCACGAGCACTCAGAGCGCGGTTGTGTCTCAGGACAACAATAATGGCGAAGCTAAGCGGCAAAAATTGGTCCAGGAAGTTGCGGCCTTGGCCGGAGcacgttaa